The nucleotide sequence CTCGACCGACGGCGGAAAGACATACAAGTCGATCAGCGTTCCGCACGGCGACAATCACGATCTGTGGATCGCACCGAACGACCCCAAGCGAATGATCGAATCGAACGACGGTGGCGCGACCGTCAGCAATGACGGCGGCCAAACGTGGACTCCGGAATACCAGGCAAGCGGACAGTTCTATCACGTCGAGACGACCACCAACTTCCCATATCGCGTTTGCGGCGCGCAGCAGGATCGATCCACGCTGTGCGGCCCGAGCCGGAAGGAAGGCGGAATCTCCAACGATGACTGGTACGACGTCGGCGGCGGCGAGAGCGGCTACATCGCGGTTCGCCCGGATTCGCCGAACGTAGTATTTGCGGGATCGTACGGCGGTCTTCTCACTCGCTTCGACGCAAACACGGGATTGAGCCGGGATGTGAATCCGTGGCCGGACAATCCGATGGGGCACGACGCAGCGGATGCGAAGTATCGCTTCCAGTGGACGTTCCCGATCGTGATATCGCCGCACGATCCGAGCACGCTCTACATGGGCAGCAGCGTGGTGTTCAAGACGACGGACGAGGGTCAGCACTGGACTGCGATCAGTCCCGATCTCACGCGCCACGATCCGCGCACACTTGGAGCCTCCGGTGGTCCGATCACGAAGGACCAGACATCGGTCGAGTACTACGGTACCGTGTTCGCGATCGCGGAATCGCCGGTAGCGGCTGGCGAGATCTGGGCCGGCTCGGACGATGGACTGATTCACGTGACGCGCGATGCGGGAAAGACCTGGACCAACGTCACGCCTAAGGATCTGCCTGAATGGACGCGCATCTCGATAATCGAGCCGTCGCATTTCTCGCCTGGCACTGCGTACGTCGCTGCGAACCGATATCAGCTGGATGACATGCGTCCGTACATCTACAGGACCACCGATTACGGACACACGTGGAAGCTCATCGTGAATGGAATTCCGGACACCGAGTTCCTGCGCACGGTGCGTGAAGATCCGACGAAGCGCGGACTGCTGTTCGCCGGAACAGAACGGAGTGTCTACGTTTCGTTCAACGACGGCGAGAGCTGGCAGTCGCTACGACAGAATCTGCCGCTGGTGCCGGTACACGATCTGGCGATCAAGGACGGCGATCTCATCGCCGCAACGCACGGTCGTGGCTTCTGGATCATGGATGACATCGCTGCGCTCGAGCAGTTGACGCCGGCGATCGTGAGTTCCAACGCGCATCTGTTCGTACCGCGCAAGGTCTATCGCACCAACTTCTACGGCGGGGCGAGCACGGGCGCAAACGGGACTCTTCCGCGCGCGGCGAATCCACCGTCGGGCGCCGCCGTCTACTACTGGCTCAAGTCACCGAAGCAGGTCGTCACGCTCGACTTCCTGGACGCGAGCGGAAAACTGATTCGCCACTTCACAAGCGAACAGGATTCTGCCGCCGCGGCGGACAGTATCGCTGGCGCCGCAAAGCGCGTCGCAATGCGCGACAGTCTTACGCGAGCGGGCCTGAGCAAGGACAGCATTGCCAAGCTGGTGCGCGGAACGGAGTCGGGTGCACAGGCTGGGCGCGGCGGTCGCCGCGGCGCAGCGCAGAGCACTCGCGTCCCGAACAAGGCCGGACTCAACACCTTCAACTGGAACCTTCGCTATCCAGACGCAGCGACGTTCAAGGGCTTGGTGTTCTGGGGCGGTGGCGTTACGGGACCGGCTGCGCCTCCGGGTACGTACTCGGTGCGCATGACGACTGGCGGGGTATCGCAAACGCAGAAGTT is from Gemmatimonadota bacterium and encodes:
- a CDS encoding glycosyl hydrolase, which translates into the protein MKVSHFLYRSVLLVAIAAPSAFAQAPTTPYDTAAFAALKWREIGPFIGGRSVAVAGSPSRPREYYLGTTGGGVMKTTDGGITWKAVTDKYFGGTIGSIAVSQSNPDIVYVGTGESPIRGNVSHGDGVFKSTDAGKTWTYVGLRDTRQISRVRIDPTNPDIVYVGAQGHVWGPNPDRGVFKTTDGGKTWRKVLFRNDSTGITDLEIDPKNPKILYAAFWQAYREPWKLVSGGAGSGIFKSTDAGEHWTEITRNPGLPKGIIGNIGITASPAKEGRLWAIIEADSGGVFRSDDAGATWVKLNDSRSLRQRAWYYTRIFADPKDENGVYVTNVGFNHSTDGGKTYKSISVPHGDNHDLWIAPNDPKRMIESNDGGATVSNDGGQTWTPEYQASGQFYHVETTTNFPYRVCGAQQDRSTLCGPSRKEGGISNDDWYDVGGGESGYIAVRPDSPNVVFAGSYGGLLTRFDANTGLSRDVNPWPDNPMGHDAADAKYRFQWTFPIVISPHDPSTLYMGSSVVFKTTDEGQHWTAISPDLTRHDPRTLGASGGPITKDQTSVEYYGTVFAIAESPVAAGEIWAGSDDGLIHVTRDAGKTWTNVTPKDLPEWTRISIIEPSHFSPGTAYVAANRYQLDDMRPYIYRTTDYGHTWKLIVNGIPDTEFLRTVREDPTKRGLLFAGTERSVYVSFNDGESWQSLRQNLPLVPVHDLAIKDGDLIAATHGRGFWIMDDIAALEQLTPAIVSSNAHLFVPRKVYRTNFYGGASTGANGTLPRAANPPSGAAVYYWLKSPKQVVTLDFLDASGKLIRHFTSEQDSAAAADSIAGAAKRVAMRDSLTRAGLSKDSIAKLVRGTESGAQAGRGGRRGAAQSTRVPNKAGLNTFNWNLRYPDAATFKGLVFWGGGVTGPAAPPGTYSVRMTTGGVSQTQKFELVKDPRTHATQHDLDEQFAFLIRIRDTLSAANNAVRTIRNVRWQVGERGKALAEKDRSVFEQASAPMLQKLSTIEQAIYQTQSHASEDPLNFPIRINNKIAALGSVVGGADARPTDQSYAVYKVLSAQLDTQLKDLHATLDGLKGVNGFLASHGGKAIVPSTAEVKSDVPVEDEGDGDMDRESGDRS